In Microvenator marinus, one genomic interval encodes:
- a CDS encoding SLC13 family permease — MDALTFEMMLVLGILAGAILLFVTEIVRIDVAAIIVMVVVGLTGLVGPKELFAGFASNAVISIIAVMILGAALDRVGVMKKVAAFLLKIGGTGEGRIITLISSSVAGISAFMQNIGAAALFLPVTERMAERTGIPVSRMLMPMGFAAILGGTITLVASGPLILLNDLLAASSKNLGIEIEPLGLFTPTPIGLALSASGIALFAIFGKWLLPSNQKSDSTQDKTNLQHLYGIQDQIEPWKVEATSALVGKSVGEIEADVHGVFLVAAFSEENGLELALPMEFIIKANMVLGLVGDDEDLARFAQESALKSHSENPFKLFHDPERAGIAELVIRPGADALGKTVRDLRLRKRYGVTLLCIHRQGESVRGDLRNEVLQGGDVLVVFAPWEQLSVLAERRDLVIISDVPDETSKPEKTWWALAAFAIALTLVISGTLKLSLALMVGVVIILVSKTLSPDEAYRSVSWKTVFLLAALIPLGQAVETTGTAQWIAQGVISAAGDLPIWGMQLTIALLATVFSLTISNVGATVLLVPLAANVAVGIGANPAQFGLIVAIAVSNAFLLPTHQVNALLMGPGNYRVKDFLKAGTTLSVLFLVVLVVSVNIFF, encoded by the coding sequence ATGGATGCACTTACCTTTGAAATGATGTTGGTACTCGGGATTTTGGCTGGAGCCATTTTGCTCTTTGTCACCGAGATCGTTCGGATCGATGTCGCCGCCATCATCGTGATGGTGGTGGTCGGACTCACGGGATTGGTGGGCCCTAAGGAGCTCTTTGCTGGATTCGCATCAAACGCGGTCATCTCGATCATCGCGGTCATGATCTTAGGCGCGGCGCTCGATCGCGTGGGCGTCATGAAGAAAGTAGCAGCGTTTCTACTGAAGATTGGTGGAACCGGAGAAGGCCGCATCATCACCCTGATCTCTTCGTCTGTCGCCGGAATTAGCGCGTTCATGCAAAATATCGGGGCGGCTGCGCTCTTCTTGCCGGTCACCGAAAGGATGGCAGAGAGAACGGGCATTCCGGTGTCCAGGATGCTTATGCCCATGGGGTTTGCAGCGATCCTCGGCGGAACGATTACGCTCGTCGCATCAGGGCCTCTCATCCTTTTGAACGACTTGCTCGCGGCATCTTCCAAAAACCTTGGCATCGAGATTGAGCCCCTCGGGCTCTTTACACCAACCCCGATCGGCCTCGCTCTCTCAGCATCCGGCATCGCCCTATTCGCGATTTTCGGAAAATGGTTGCTCCCCTCCAATCAAAAGTCGGACTCCACTCAAGACAAGACCAACCTCCAACACCTCTATGGAATCCAAGATCAGATCGAGCCGTGGAAGGTTGAGGCGACAAGCGCTCTCGTCGGCAAGTCCGTCGGGGAAATTGAAGCTGATGTCCACGGCGTATTCCTCGTCGCGGCATTCAGCGAAGAAAACGGCCTCGAGTTGGCTCTGCCCATGGAGTTCATCATCAAGGCCAACATGGTGCTCGGGCTGGTGGGCGATGATGAGGACCTTGCTCGCTTCGCACAAGAATCCGCATTGAAGTCCCATAGTGAAAACCCATTCAAACTCTTCCACGACCCAGAACGCGCTGGTATCGCCGAGCTCGTGATACGACCCGGCGCCGACGCGCTTGGAAAGACAGTCCGGGACTTGAGGCTCAGAAAACGATACGGCGTCACGCTTCTCTGCATTCATCGCCAAGGCGAGTCGGTCCGCGGAGACTTGAGAAATGAGGTTCTTCAGGGTGGTGACGTCCTCGTTGTCTTTGCGCCATGGGAACAACTCTCGGTGCTCGCTGAGAGACGCGACTTGGTCATCATCTCTGATGTCCCAGACGAGACCTCCAAACCCGAAAAGACGTGGTGGGCACTGGCTGCCTTTGCCATCGCGCTCACCCTTGTCATCTCTGGTACGCTCAAACTCTCACTCGCACTTATGGTGGGTGTTGTGATCATCCTCGTCTCCAAGACCTTGAGCCCAGATGAAGCGTATCGCTCAGTGTCATGGAAGACCGTCTTTCTCTTGGCTGCCCTAATTCCGCTTGGCCAAGCTGTTGAGACTACCGGAACGGCTCAGTGGATTGCACAGGGTGTGATTTCGGCCGCGGGTGACCTGCCGATTTGGGGCATGCAATTGACCATCGCGCTTTTGGCCACGGTCTTCTCGCTGACCATCTCCAATGTAGGTGCCACGGTGCTCCTCGTTCCATTGGCAGCCAACGTAGCGGTCGGCATCGGGGCGAACCCGGCTCAGTTTGGCCTGATTGTGGCCATTGCAGTCTCAAACGCGTTTCTTCTGCCGACTCACCAGGTCAACGCCCTTCTCATGGGGCCAGGAAACTACCGAGTCAAGGACTTCCTCAAGGCCGGAACCACCCTTAGCGTTCTCTTCCTCGTCGTGCTTGTGGTCTCGGTCAATATCTTCTTCTAG
- a CDS encoding extensin family protein, translated as MKATYIAAAILASTFAFGCGEEPQLMNPGASPTNLAPNAGKTPNRTNDPNRDGSPANGGDNGSTPSPSPSAATGGQCEDGTTCGAGQACVSGTNLCTKAGAFRITLSWETALDLDLHVVTPRNEELYYRNRVSSDGGEFTQDGCIAGRCEQEQSPFGESVVWGDFATPGTYEIWAVNYNGGESVPFVIEVEFEGEREVFQGTVGGGRGEASSVHAFTIEGVAPENPNSDTACKQQLDQLGIPYRNWSYSTQSAGGSSCTVEEPITITGPINGVTYQYLDTSPGTMNMTCDMALALHRLGDVLKEKNINKVKHIGTFNCRNISGSSSLSQHSYGHAIDLWEFVGVDGTNYSLERDWQHNTSSPTTHKAQVLHYIGRQMHERRIFNIVLTPNFNSDHDNHFHVDLKAGSHYLRSTVDPEYFFDDLPYSEGCGHAHEDLDGTL; from the coding sequence ATGAAAGCCACATATATCGCCGCCGCAATTCTCGCTTCGACATTCGCATTTGGTTGCGGAGAAGAACCACAGCTCATGAACCCTGGAGCTTCTCCGACCAACCTAGCGCCGAATGCTGGCAAAACGCCAAATCGCACGAACGACCCCAACCGAGATGGCTCACCTGCCAACGGTGGCGACAACGGCTCAACACCTAGCCCAAGCCCGTCCGCTGCAACCGGTGGACAATGTGAAGACGGCACCACTTGCGGCGCAGGACAAGCTTGTGTCTCGGGCACAAACCTCTGCACGAAAGCTGGCGCTTTCCGAATCACGCTCAGCTGGGAGACCGCACTGGACCTCGACCTTCACGTCGTCACACCGAGAAACGAAGAGCTCTACTACCGAAACCGAGTTTCCTCGGATGGCGGCGAGTTCACACAAGATGGATGTATCGCCGGACGTTGTGAACAAGAGCAAAGCCCATTCGGTGAATCCGTGGTCTGGGGCGACTTCGCCACGCCAGGAACTTATGAAATCTGGGCCGTCAACTACAACGGCGGTGAGTCCGTTCCCTTCGTGATCGAAGTCGAGTTCGAAGGCGAGCGCGAAGTATTCCAAGGCACCGTCGGTGGCGGCCGTGGCGAAGCTTCCAGCGTCCATGCCTTCACCATCGAAGGCGTCGCGCCGGAAAACCCAAACTCCGATACCGCATGTAAGCAGCAGCTCGACCAGCTCGGAATCCCTTACCGCAACTGGTCGTACTCCACGCAATCAGCAGGCGGCTCGTCATGCACCGTTGAGGAGCCGATCACCATCACAGGCCCTATCAATGGCGTAACCTATCAGTACTTGGACACGAGCCCAGGCACCATGAACATGACCTGCGATATGGCGCTCGCCCTGCACCGACTTGGAGACGTTCTCAAAGAGAAGAACATCAACAAGGTCAAGCACATCGGAACCTTCAATTGCCGCAATATCTCGGGCTCATCGAGCCTCAGCCAGCACTCCTACGGACACGCCATCGACCTCTGGGAATTCGTCGGAGTTGACGGCACAAACTACTCGCTCGAGCGTGATTGGCAGCACAACACCAGCAGCCCAACGACCCACAAAGCTCAGGTTCTGCACTACATCGGACGGCAAATGCACGAGCGTCGCATCTTCAACATCGTGCTCACGCCGAACTTTAACTCCGATCACGACAACCACTTCCACGTGGACCTCAAAGCTGGATCTCACTACTTGCGCTCCACGGTCGATCCGGAATACTTCTTCGATGACCTGCCTTACAGCGAAGGCTGTGGACACGCTCACGAAGACTTAGATGGAACTCTTTGA
- a CDS encoding TatD family hydrolase: protein MELFETHAHLDVLEDLETELEQARAAGIHEFMLPAVSPFNWQACIEIARAHTGIYFGLGIHPQCVRELTDAEASDALKSLPDLIRSSGARAIGELGLDWRWDSDPDARARQERIFLEQLDIAAETGLPPIIHCLDAHGRFLELWKSHPCRKNTPGIMHSYSGSAEMVAEYVRENLYISYSGAVTWTHAKRVPKACKATPLDRLLIETDAPYQPPHPLEEGPNRLPRLTRVVEVVAELLGLSNAEVAQITTQNARTVFGL from the coding sequence ATGGAACTCTTTGAAACACACGCACACCTTGATGTCCTAGAAGACCTCGAGACTGAACTCGAACAAGCAAGAGCGGCCGGCATACATGAATTCATGTTACCGGCCGTTTCGCCGTTCAACTGGCAGGCGTGCATCGAGATAGCTCGCGCCCACACGGGCATCTACTTCGGACTTGGAATCCACCCGCAATGCGTGCGGGAGTTGACTGACGCTGAGGCCTCCGACGCGCTCAAGAGCTTGCCTGACCTGATTCGTTCCTCTGGGGCCCGTGCCATTGGCGAGCTCGGGCTCGACTGGCGATGGGATTCGGATCCCGACGCCCGCGCACGACAAGAGAGAATCTTTCTGGAACAACTCGATATCGCTGCCGAAACTGGACTTCCGCCCATCATCCATTGTTTAGACGCCCACGGCCGATTCCTGGAACTCTGGAAATCTCATCCGTGCAGAAAGAACACGCCTGGCATCATGCACTCGTATTCCGGAAGCGCTGAAATGGTGGCCGAATACGTGCGCGAAAACCTCTACATTTCATACAGCGGCGCCGTCACTTGGACCCATGCCAAACGCGTCCCAAAAGCGTGCAAAGCCACGCCGTTGGATCGACTGCTCATCGAGACGGATGCGCCCTATCAACCACCTCATCCACTCGAAGAAGGGCCCAATCGCCTCCCAAGACTCACGCGTGTGGTCGAGGTCGTGGCAGAACTGCTCGGCCTCTCAAACGCTGAAGTCGCTCAAATCACCACCCAGAATGCTCGGACCGTGTTTGGGCTCTAA
- a CDS encoding XdhC family protein — protein sequence MQFWSNLEAELELGRYVWLAMVVSNTRHSPGTWGARMFVSQTGEMQGTIGGGSMEVELVSQAREAIRQRQAPQIETLVHRKSGEGKKSGMICAGEQTNLTMVLGPEHLGTISDLALLELEDRPGVLRIDSDGCFEVEMTSQDRPLFSLDIQAESWAYSERIFQWKRIAIMGGGHCGLALSEVMNRLGYVVSIFDTRANLPTIQDNLWARWLEVVPDYADAAGKLNYAPFTHVVVMTTDMAGDIEALWGVWKSGRPFPYVGVMGSAAKIRKIRQTLIERGVSEEFLDSLRAPIGLKMKSNRPEEIAISVAAEILQLRDTLFDEVKWPEAAQT from the coding sequence ATGCAATTCTGGTCGAATTTGGAAGCAGAACTTGAACTCGGACGCTACGTTTGGCTGGCGATGGTGGTCTCCAACACGAGACACTCGCCTGGAACGTGGGGCGCACGAATGTTCGTTTCCCAGACGGGAGAAATGCAAGGCACCATCGGTGGCGGCTCAATGGAGGTGGAGCTTGTGAGTCAGGCCCGGGAAGCGATTCGGCAGAGGCAAGCGCCGCAGATCGAAACTCTCGTTCATCGGAAATCAGGGGAAGGCAAAAAGTCCGGTATGATTTGTGCCGGGGAGCAGACCAATTTGACTATGGTCCTTGGACCGGAACACCTCGGTACGATATCCGATCTCGCGCTCTTGGAGCTCGAAGATCGCCCCGGCGTTCTGCGAATCGACTCAGATGGTTGCTTTGAAGTGGAGATGACAAGTCAGGACAGGCCGCTCTTTTCCTTGGATATTCAGGCAGAGTCTTGGGCGTATTCCGAGAGGATCTTTCAGTGGAAACGCATTGCGATTATGGGAGGAGGGCATTGTGGCTTGGCGCTCTCGGAGGTCATGAACCGACTTGGCTACGTGGTGAGTATTTTTGATACGCGTGCAAACCTGCCGACGATTCAGGACAATCTTTGGGCGCGTTGGCTGGAGGTGGTTCCTGATTACGCTGATGCGGCGGGAAAGCTCAACTACGCGCCGTTCACTCATGTGGTGGTGATGACCACGGATATGGCAGGGGATATCGAGGCTCTTTGGGGTGTTTGGAAATCTGGGCGTCCTTTTCCTTATGTGGGTGTGATGGGAAGCGCGGCAAAGATTCGAAAGATTCGTCAGACGCTGATTGAACGCGGTGTTTCTGAGGAGTTTTTGGATTCGCTTAGAGCGCCGATAGGGCTGAAGATGAAGAGCAACCGTCCCGAGGAGATCGCGATCAGCGTGGCTGCGGAAATCTTGCAGTTGAGGGACACGCTCTTTGACGAAGTAAAGTGGCCAGAAGCAGCGCAGACTTAG
- a CDS encoding sigma-54 interaction domain-containing protein: protein MQRIYKHPENKPHEFFGLITVSPHMLDLFEIVRRAARSEAAVLIRGESGTGKEHIAKALHELSPRSNKGFNAINCATLTPELLASELFGHVKGAFTGAIRDRKGLFQTAHQGTIFLDEVAEIPLDIQARLLRVIQEQTFIPLGGTDPVSVDVRIISATHQSLREAVQQRRFRNDLMYRIRVVPIFIPRLAEREGDVEALTWYFIDEFNRQGHRQIEGIRRDAMELLLEHEWPGNVRELRNVIEYAFAIGEGPILEIGCMTPELRGEAPTPTQPFGQNHAERDQILDALARSNGRKSEAADLLGMSRSTLWRKMREHHLIT, encoded by the coding sequence TTGCAGCGAATCTACAAACACCCCGAAAACAAGCCACATGAATTCTTCGGACTCATCACGGTTTCGCCGCATATGCTCGACCTCTTCGAGATCGTGCGGCGCGCTGCACGCTCCGAAGCAGCCGTGCTGATTCGAGGTGAGTCGGGAACTGGCAAAGAGCATATCGCCAAAGCTCTCCACGAGCTAAGCCCTAGGTCTAACAAGGGATTTAACGCCATCAACTGCGCCACGCTCACACCGGAACTCCTTGCTTCCGAGCTTTTTGGCCACGTCAAAGGCGCGTTTACCGGCGCAATCCGCGACCGAAAAGGTCTTTTTCAGACAGCGCACCAGGGCACGATCTTCCTCGATGAAGTCGCTGAGATTCCGCTCGATATTCAGGCGCGCCTACTTCGTGTGATTCAGGAGCAGACCTTCATTCCGCTGGGCGGCACCGACCCTGTTAGCGTCGATGTTCGAATCATCTCGGCCACGCACCAGTCTCTGCGCGAAGCGGTGCAGCAGCGGCGCTTCCGAAACGACCTCATGTATCGCATCCGAGTCGTTCCTATCTTTATTCCGAGGCTCGCCGAGCGCGAAGGGGATGTTGAGGCGCTCACCTGGTACTTTATCGACGAGTTCAATCGGCAGGGGCATCGCCAGATCGAGGGTATCCGGCGTGATGCGATGGAACTGCTACTCGAACATGAATGGCCCGGAAACGTTCGTGAGCTCCGAAATGTGATCGAATACGCCTTCGCCATTGGCGAAGGGCCAATTCTCGAGATCGGCTGCATGACGCCTGAACTTCGCGGCGAGGCGCCCACTCCGACGCAGCCTTTCGGACAGAATCACGCCGAACGCGACCAAATTCTGGACGCACTTGCCCGCTCAAACGGGCGCAAGTCCGAAGCCGCGGACCTTCTCGGCATGTCGCGCTCCACGCTCTGGCGCAAAATGCGCGAACACCACCTCATCACCTGA